The Dasypus novemcinctus isolate mDasNov1 chromosome 2, mDasNov1.1.hap2, whole genome shotgun sequence genome contains the following window.
aaacaagacaagcaaacaaaaaaacctactaTGGGGAAttcatgtggctcagtggttgagcactgacttcccaaattaggtccaggattcaatccccatccctagtacctcaaatataaaaatgttacacAATCTCACATCTCTTGCAACTTTTAAGAGCACTGCATCATGCTGTGCTCCCTATTGGCTTatttctgaagtttctcttcagagCCATCCCTAATTGATTAATACTCCCGACTTCTCCCTCAAGGAGCTGCTCCTGAGGTGTGTTTCACTGTGAGATGGGGATCATAAAGTGTCTACTCTGTACACCAAGGCAGTGAAGACTGGTTTTACTGTCTTACTCCTGTTCACTCAAGATGGTTCTGTTCCTGAGTTTGCTGCCAAGCCTCTTACTCCTCAGCTTGGTTCAAATCCTTTTTAACATTTGAGAGCAGAGCCaagtatttttctctttactaGATGTCTATCTGCAGAACTATATAAATTTAACACTATTAGATGGGACTCTTCCTGCCTTACAGAAATCCCAGAATGGTTTCTCTTCCACCCACATACAATCACAAAACTTGTCATGGGTCTTAAACCCCTCAGCCAGATCAAGGACCCTGAAGGAGTACAAGGGAGAGATAAGTGAAAACATTTTTTTGGAAGTTGTGTTTAAACCAACCTTTTTGGCAAAGGGGTTTACTACCTTCTAACGCTAAACCTAAACCTTAAGGGAACTGGAAGAGCTCTGCTGCCATTAAATCTCCTTGCACTCTTGAATTTCAGGCCAGGAATCGCAAGTGAACCAGATGTGAAACCACTCAGTTGAACTCTCGTATGACCATCTCCCCATTTTTTTATACCTCCCTCCTGGCATCACTAATGAAGCCCAATTTTAATAATTTCCCCCTCACTGGCCCCATTCTGTATTTCCTATCACAGTGAATGACACCCATCATGTTGTTATAGCCAGAAATcacagttgtatttttctgaGACTGCTATTAAGACACAATGTTCAACATTTACAACCATTCTGAAGTACATCAATTACTATACCAATACCTTCCACATCAAGCCAATCTTGCAAGCCACTCAACTCAACCCCTTTCTCACCACTATGCTGATTAAGCCTTTCCCAGCTCAGTTGAGACCCTGTCCTCCCTTCACCCTTAGAACACCTGAGTTAAGATAACTTCTCCAACACTCTGAACAACCTGTGCATTTATTTCATCATATAATTGCTCACCTTTGTCAATTAAATCAGGTGAGCTCCCTAAAGACAAACTGCAACGaagttatactttttaatgttctCTAACATGTTACTTTACTGTtgtaatttatttacatattccaGTGTTCTGTTTGAAGTACTGCTTGTTCCTCATTCCCTTAAACATTGTGCTACAAGCCAGTTTGAAAGTCAATGCTCCAGAACAGCCACACAACACAAATTTTGTATTAAGTTATACTATTCCCAATACCCACTGTAATTCACTGATAATGCAAGCTTAACTGATTAAAACACCTTCAAacatcagatatatatttttaaaaccagaaCATTTATTGCACAACTAATCAGTGAAATCCTTAAGATGAACTGGATGCTGCAACAGCTGCCCTCTTGGGTTTAGGTGTAGTTCCTTCACGGAATCCATGTCTGTACCAtgttaaaaacaagaaaagttacatcaacaaagacaatacataaattttaatgcttgttaaatatattttaacaagcTTATCTCAGTTAAATGCTGAAATCAATATTAAATTCATATGTTCagacatttattttttacaaCATCACTGATAAGCTGCTAGTATTATCTTACTCCCTTGTGCTTTAAGATACCAATTTTAGGGATACAGTTCATTTTCAGTGCAATAAAAGCTCAATAGCATATTTGGCTACATCAATCACTGTCAGTATTTCTCCATTGCTTGCCAAGAGACCCAAGGTATTTGAAATGGCAACTGCTACCACATGAGGGAGAAATCctactttctctctctgccaAGTTAGCAATGAACATAAATAATGGCTGATATAAGGATAATACCAGAGCTTTACCTTCTAAAATACTCAATTGTTCTAATAAAGGTGTACTGTTATCCTTTTACAGATTAAGCATAGAAAGATTAAGTGGGATTTCAGTTCCTGTTCCTACATTATACTGGCAGGCCACTCAACCTCAAGCCCCTAATACTGTATAATGGCTCTAAGTGCAAAAAGAAAGGTCAATTTAGGACACGAATACAAACACCCCTAGGATGTTTACAAAGCTCCAAACCACCTTGTGATCTTCTAAAATTCACAACTCTGACATTTAGTAAATAGAGGCTAGGGACcttgctaaacatcctacaatgcacgaGACTGCCCCACAAGAATCATCCTGCCCAATGTCAGAAAGGTTGAGAACTGCTAAAAGAGAATGCAGCAGCTACTCTTAAAATGCAGGTTCTTAGTTTATTACATGCGGTTGAGACTCGCATTTCTAATAAGGACCCCACTTTGAGGGATCTCAATCATCTGTGAAAACACTAGCAATTATCACAGCTTTCCATGTTTTACATAATTTGTCCCACTAAACCCCAAAACCAACCTAAgattttcttcccattttatagggaaaaaaaaaggttgaggTTAAACAGACTTGCCCAGTCACAAGCACTGAAGGTTGAACTAAAGTAAGGCTAATTCCAGACCTCATACATGCCCTACTGTCTTTTCACAAATTTTAGTTATGAATTAAGTGAGATACGTGGTTATTACTAATATGCATAACTTAAATTTTTAGAGTCGAGTTCAATCACACTCCAGGCATTTAATACAACTCATAGTGTTGTTCTCGGAAAGATTATGAAAAAAGAGCTGTACCTGAATCTGCGGTATACAATTTTTAGATGCCTCATTCGACCTGTACCGGTGGTGTTTCGTCTTTTAGCCTTGGCACTCCAGTTATCTAAAACACAAGGTAAgattccaaaaaaattttttttccatcatcCAGTGTTGTTTAAAGGAGTACTACTTGTTCCTCCTTCTTACACATTGTCAAAAAAATTAAGAGGGCTTCAGCTAGGTTTTAAATGAACTTCACCAGCATAAAGAAGCACGGTTATAGTAAGGCAACAAATATAGTCAAAACCCATGCCCCATTTAAGTATCTGCCAACAGAACTTATTCTTAACCTCAAGATCCATTCCAAGAGTCAACCTAAATATATGCTACTTACACTTTCTCTTGCGCTTGGCAGGGTAGCCACATTTGCCACAGGTCGACTTCTGAAGGTGGTAGGCCTTAGAGCCACAGCGGCGGCACAAGGTGTGCGTCTTATTGCGACGCTTTCCAAACGATGACGTTCCCTTCGTCTGCAAATTAAAGGGGATAAAAAGTTAACAATTCTGCAATCAATCCGTATTCTGACAATTTCAGGAGAAGCAACTACTCATACGATTTAAAGGCTATAGGGGAAGTTTCCAACTTTTCCTAAATGCTGTTAGGAACCACTACTGGCATTCATTTCACTATCCAAACACTCCGCAGGGGTCACTGTATTTTGATATCTGCTAActtattttggaaagaaaaaggaagatacaaAAACCTGATCTACCTTCGTACTTCAAAGCTTAAGTGCTCTCGCCAGTCACCGCCAACGAGTTCCTTTGTTCTTACACAAAGCGAAACACTCCCAAACCACATTCCCCCCAGATCCCATTCCCGGGCAGACAAAAGCAAAGGACCCAGGGCTGCTCCGGCTCCACAAGCGCGGGACCGATAACCGCCGCTGCAGCTAGGAGCCATTCCTGTGGATTTTGAGGGTCTCCTTCCTGCCCATCCACTTCCTTTATCAGGGATCATTCCAGCCCCTCTCGGATAGTAATCAGCCCGGCATATGCAGAGAGGATGGTAAGCGATTCAATGAGATTTTGCGAGCAACTCACCATCTCGTTTCTGCGCGGAGACCAAAGAGGCCGGAAGAGCAGGCACTTCCGCTATATCGTGCTCAGGCGCTTCCGCCCAGAAGGGCACTTCCTGCCGAGCGCGGTGCACCGCTCTGAAGCGTCCGTCGCCGCACTGTGGGAGGGCTCAAAAGGAGAATGCGGACCAGACGGGACCAATCGAATTTCAGCTCCCGGGGAAGGGCGGGGCTCCAAATTTACTAGGGACCGAACGGCGTGTGCCGGCTTCGGGCTTGGTCCGGAGTCGCCTTTAAGCGGTTTGTTACTTCCCGTGCTGCGCAGTCTCGTGTACAGTGTCTTTAGGGTTTCGTTTCCAGAGCCGAGTGGAGAACATGGCGGGTGGGAATGGCCCAGCCCGGTAGTACCCGCGCCGACTCAGCGTCTCTGGAGTGTATCTAGTGATCCCAACGGGGGATGGAATCCTGATCCGGAAGAAACTGGCTTCTGCGGGTGGTTCTTCACTCTTGGTCCAGAAGCTCTTTGCTGATGCTGACTCTCACTGTGAGAAGTAGTACCTCAAGGAGCTGGACCTCAGAATCTAAAGGGAAAAGCAAATAATGGTTATTTAGAGACAAAAGGGTTGATCTCGCCTAGATTTAACTCTGCTAACGTTGAACATGTTAAATACCGTTTCTTGTACCCTATTGTTGGGAAATACGTTTCAGCAGGTTTGGGACAAGGCCTGGAAGTCTGtacttaaaaatactttctaGGTAGTTTTTAAATTGGTGGTGTGCAGACCGATTTGATAAATGCTAATTTGTTATCccttacctaaaaaaaaatccccacccttaaaaacaatgcaagaaatattcaaatatttgcgTTATTAGGCAAATAATTATATCTGCTTACTTTCCAAAGCAAACTGAAAATTCTTGCTTATCTCATGCAAAGCGTTAGCTGACAACCTCTAGCAGAACATGATAACACGAGGAGTCAGAGGTTTAATTTTGCCAGGTTAGCAGTTGAATAGCGTCTTTAGTAGGTTCTTTTCTAGGCCTAGAAATGGAAATACACTGGACATAGTCCTTTGTCCCCATGAAGGTGGTTGATGGGTCAATGGGCAGAAGAGAGCAGCATACAGTTGAGTTCAGTATGAATGCTGTACACAGGAGGGAGTACTTGGATTAAACTAAAATTCAGGGAAGACTTTCTGGACTAGCTCCTGCATTAGTTTCATATTGCTGTTGTAGCAAATCACAAATtgagtggcttaaagcaacaaatTTATCTTATAGTTCTGCTGACACATGTTGGAAATGGATTTACTGGGCAAAATATCAAAGTGTTCTACTATTGCGATTTAAAGGCAAATGGGTTGGTCCCGAAATGTTTTGGGGGAGGGCTGTGTTTTTTCTTGGAGGTTCTAGGGGAGAATCTCTTTTCTTGCCCTCTTCAGCTTCTGGAGGCTGCTCATATTACTTGGCGTGTTGCCCTCTTTCGTCTTCAAAGTCATCAGTAGTCTTTCTCACATCATTTTCtgattctcttttctgtcttctacTTAGGTCCTTGTGATTACATTGCTACCACCTCACTCCACCCCCAGAATAATTTTCTCATCCCAGGGTCAAACTGATGAGCAAACTTGCTTCCATGTGCAACATTAAATATCCATTGTCCTGTAAACCTAACATATTCATGGGTTATGGGGATTAGGGCATGGTCATCCTTGAAGGTGGGATCATTAATGTGCCTGTCACAGGTGTTCTGAGAAATGAGCTACATGTAGATGGATAGGACATGTCAACCACGTAGGAAGCAAGCAAGTTGCAGGCTGTGCAACAGAcactgatgtaggctatgggtgggtgggtgggggctgttcatctctttgtaggtAACCTGAGTTATATGTGTCCTGAGCAGTGCGTTTGGGACAgggagagctgcagccctgcccttggtagcCATGaaaacaactccagtcctggaaaaacagtttagcaatgcaaactctataaattttaaatattcagggaaaatgcaaatgaaatatgctaaaagcttatctataCATTATACATTCTATGTATAAAGTCTATGCTAAAAACTTACCTGGGATGTGGAAGATaaatgttaattcaaacttattgagcactgaaacaaagaaccatttggcccttcctctgtacaaaaagaattttgaatgagaagctccaagccCAGCCAgttgtaaataaatctttttccttcccaaagtgATTCCTGAGTCCtgtctttctatacacaaatattgaacctctctcaacttctacaacagcaTGATGTATTACCTGAGATGTTCCCAGAATTGTAGATATCAGAGAGACATTGGAGAAAGTGacaattttccctcctcttcctgaAGTGAGGTGGTTCTTTCTGGAGTACTTGAAGCCACATCATTTTTGCCCTGGCTAGGTAAGCCCTTGTCTCCCCAGAAGGCCATAAAGCCAGTTGAGAACATCAATCTTCCTGTCTAATTTCCAGGTATACGTCAGGATTGAATCAATTTCTGAACCAGATGATGGGAGCCTGTTAGGCACTCACCCTATTgatataggctatgggtgggggctgtttgtctctttgtagataacctgagctgtgtgtgttgaacagtgagagctgcagccctgcccttggtaaccatggcaacaagtccagacccagaagaacaattaagcaatgtaaactctataaatattcaggaaggatgcaaaccaaatgtgttaaaagcttacatggaatgtatgaagttcatgctaaaagcttacctagaatgtataaagttcatgctaaaagcttacctagaatgtaggggctatgtgttaattcaaacttattgagactgaaacaaaggaccatttaaatctccctctgtataaaaagaacttgaaaatattatttgGGGCTCGGGTTTTGGATGAAAACCTCCCCAAGCCCGTCAggtcataaataaattcctttttccttcccaaaattattactgagtcctaggcttttcatacacaaataattgaacctctcttgatgTCTACTATGCTATGATATTTTGCTTTTTGGCATAGAGTGATAGAAAGTGATACCTAAGTCCTTTATCCATGGTTCTGATTCAATTCAAGGTTCTTGATCACCAGGACTTGGCACTTGACctgcaaattttttttaacaataaataaaatgaaattaaattgatTGTGGTGTTGAAAGCACAACTCTCTGATTATACTGAGtcactgattgcacactttggatgaattctttggtgtgtgaataaaactgctttttaaaaaagtattgctGACAAACTTTTTGCTGCTGTATGGTTGGTTTTGATTTAAAGGTT
Protein-coding sequences here:
- the RPL37 gene encoding large ribosomal subunit protein eL37, which gives rise to MTKGTSSFGKRRNKTHTLCRRCGSKAYHLQKSTCGKCGYPAKRKRKYNWSAKAKRRNTTGTGRMRHLKIVYRRFRHGFREGTTPKPKRAAVAASSSS